aactttatttcattttacttTCCTACCATAACCTGATCTAATGccaattgttaaaattaaatcaaatgttTATCACTATATCAAATACTATAGTTAATAACGAAtatgtaactttattttcttatatttacatGACAATCAATGTTATGTTTCAACAGTAGGATGTTGAACTCGACCCTCCAAACATTCGCTCAACATAGAGATATTTTATTAGTCCTTATACTAATTATTACCAATACTTTCATTCCCTCAATGGAatcaatacatatataaatgaacaatatttttatactcAATTTTGTCAGAtgataattcataaataatttgGAGTTTATAATGGATTTCCGTGTCAATGGCatcttaatttttattcttgaaaataaatgttttaagtGTTTAAGCACAATAATTGTTATTTACTTACGAAAAAACGGtaaaggaattaaaaaaaaaaaagacttgaaaaaggaaagaaatacacaaaaatgaataaatgatGCAGGGAGCTGAGGACCAACCACATACTTAACAAAAtcaatttattactttattccaCCACAATACATCCGAGAAATATAAATTAATGCCGTAAATGACTAAATGTGCCATGAAGCAAGAACTATGGAATTATGGAAATGCTACTACATAGTATTAACTGATCTCATATCAGTTTGGGTAGtctagttgttgttgttgttgtaccAGAATTGTGATTGGAGATACTCAATTACTTTATTCTCAACTTGGAATGCTTTAGTTAGAACATCTGGGTTGATTGGTGGATCAGAACCGAATACTGCATTGGCAATGGTAATAACTCCTGGATTCTGGCTACTCAAACCTGCAAAAGCAATGGCGTTTGAATGTCCGATGTTGAATTGGAAATGAATGAGGCCTTCTGGGAACACGAAAACATCTCCAGGATATAATGTCTTGGTAAAGAGCTTGTTCTTCATTCCTGGTGCTGGATTAGAAAGAACGAACCCAACATAGAGGGTTCCTTCCAAGACAGTGAGGACTTCAGTTGCTCTAGGGTGGGTGTGGGGAGGGTTGAGGCCGTAAGGTGCAAAATCAATACGAGCCAGTGAAATGCCAAGAGTGTTTAGACCTTCTAAGTTATTCACGTTGACAGCAGTCACGGCAGATCCAAGCGGGTTTGATAGGTTTCCGGGCTTGTTAAGGCCTTGGAAGAGGAAATCATCAGCATTGACTTCCATTGGGTTCTTGCAAATCTTTCCATTAACAAACACTGTCAAAtaaaaaaggtaaaaataattacattatACTCTATATGTAACACaacataaataatgaaaattctAATTAGGGATATTAAAGCTGTGTGgaacatttaatataataatttaccaGCAGCCTTGGAATCATTGATTGCAACACAGAAATCCTGCAATTGGCTGGGATCAGATGCATGGGCAACAGAAGAAGCCATAGCCAAAATGGCAAAAGCAAGGATAAGGAACCGAAGAGCCATAATGTTTTGCAGAGAATAGAAGAAGATATTGCTAGTGTTTGAGTAATTGATGAGAGAAGAAGCTATGGAAGATTGGGTATTTATACATAAATTTCTATGAATTAGTCCTCAATTGTGCTGCATACACCTTCAAAACTG
This portion of the Ipomoea triloba cultivar NCNSP0323 chromosome 5, ASM357664v1 genome encodes:
- the LOC116020818 gene encoding putative germin-like protein 2-1, which gives rise to MALRFLILAFAILAMASSVAHASDPSQLQDFCVAINDSKAAVFVNGKICKNPMEVNADDFLFQGLNKPGNLSNPLGSAVTAVNVNNLEGLNTLGISLARIDFAPYGLNPPHTHPRATEVLTVLEGTLYVGFVLSNPAPGMKNKLFTKTLYPGDVFVFPEGLIHFQFNIGHSNAIAFAGLSSQNPGVITIANAVFGSDPPINPDVLTKAFQVENKVIEYLQSQFWYNNNNN